A section of the Bacillus sp. HSf4 genome encodes:
- the ispE gene encoding 4-(cytidine 5'-diphospho)-2-C-methyl-D-erythritol kinase produces the protein MRILEKAPAKINLSLDVRRKRSDGYHEVEMVMTTIDLADRIELTELAEDKVTVSSHNRFVPDDQRNLAYQAAMLIKKRYAITKGVSIFITKVIPVAAGLAGGSSDAAAVLRGLNRLWDLKLSVNELAELGAEIGSDVSFCVHGGTALATGRGEKIRHIGTPPHCWVVLAKPTIGVSTAEVYKQLKLDKIEHPDVQGMISAIEEKNFHKMCEKLGNVLETVTLNMHPEVAMIKNQMKRFGADAVLMSGSGPTVFGLVQYESKVQRIYNGLRGFCDQVYAVRMIGEQNDLD, from the coding sequence TTGCGTATTTTAGAGAAGGCGCCGGCTAAAATTAATTTGTCGCTCGACGTTCGCCGTAAACGTTCTGACGGGTATCACGAAGTTGAAATGGTGATGACAACGATCGATTTGGCGGATCGAATTGAATTAACAGAGCTGGCAGAAGATAAAGTGACAGTATCTTCACATAACCGTTTTGTACCGGACGATCAGCGAAACCTTGCTTATCAGGCTGCGATGCTCATAAAAAAGCGTTACGCCATTACAAAAGGTGTTTCCATTTTCATCACAAAGGTCATTCCTGTGGCGGCAGGGCTCGCCGGAGGGAGCAGCGATGCAGCCGCTGTCCTCAGAGGTTTGAACCGCCTGTGGGATTTGAAGCTTTCTGTGAATGAACTGGCCGAGCTCGGTGCGGAAATCGGATCGGATGTCTCATTTTGCGTTCACGGGGGAACGGCTCTGGCAACAGGGCGGGGGGAAAAAATCCGCCACATCGGGACGCCGCCGCACTGCTGGGTTGTATTGGCGAAGCCGACGATCGGCGTATCAACCGCGGAAGTGTACAAGCAGCTGAAGCTCGACAAAATCGAACATCCGGATGTTCAAGGTATGATTTCTGCGATTGAAGAGAAAAATTTTCATAAAATGTGTGAAAAACTTGGGAATGTTCTCGAAACAGTCACATTGAACATGCACCCTGAAGTGGCGATGATAAAAAATCAAATGAAACGATTTGGCGCAGATGCGGTACTGATGAGCGGAAGCGGACCGACGGTGTTCGGACTGGTGCAGTATGAATCAAAAGTACAGAGAATTTACAACGGGTTAAGAGGGTTTTGCGATCAGGTATATGCTGTCCGAATGATCGGAGAACAAAATGACCTTGATTAA
- the rnmV gene encoding ribonuclease M5, translating to MKIKEIIVVEGRDDTAKIKSAVDADTIETNGSAIGEDVIRRIRLAQKTRGVIIFTDPDFPGEKIRKTIAEKVPGCKHAFLPKHLAKPKNNWGIGVEHASLESIRDCLRTVQEEMDAVEPEIKTEDLIEAGLIGGPLAKQRRERLGDILNIGYTNGKQLQKRLQMFQIKKSDYLSALDAVLREEENE from the coding sequence ATGAAAATTAAAGAAATTATTGTGGTTGAAGGACGTGATGACACAGCCAAAATCAAATCGGCTGTTGATGCAGATACAATAGAAACAAACGGGTCTGCTATAGGAGAGGATGTCATCAGGCGGATTCGGCTCGCTCAGAAAACGCGCGGCGTCATTATATTTACTGACCCCGATTTCCCGGGGGAGAAAATCAGAAAAACGATTGCCGAAAAAGTACCGGGCTGTAAGCATGCATTTTTGCCAAAGCATTTGGCAAAGCCTAAAAACAACTGGGGAATTGGTGTTGAGCATGCCTCGCTTGAAAGCATCCGCGACTGTTTGAGAACCGTTCAAGAAGAAATGGATGCGGTGGAACCGGAAATCAAGACCGAGGATTTAATCGAAGCCGGCCTGATTGGAGGCCCGCTTGCGAAACAAAGACGCGAGCGGCTCGGCGACATATTGAATATCGGATACACAAACGGAAAGCAGCTTCAAAAACGGCTGCAGATGTTTCAAATTAAAAAGAGTGACTATTTAAGCGCGCTGGATGCAGTGCTGCGGGAGGAAGAGAATGAATAA
- the rsmA gene encoding 16S rRNA (adenine(1518)-N(6)/adenine(1519)-N(6))-dimethyltransferase RsmA: MNKDIATPIRTKEILKRYGFSFKKSLGQNFLIDTNILDRIVDHAEVTGTTGVIEIGPGIGALTEQLAKRAKKVAAFEIDQRLLPILKDTLSPYDNVTVLHQDVLKADIKAVMDEQFQDCEEVMVVANLPYYVTTPIIMKLLEENLPLKGIVVMLQKEVADRMAAKPSSKEYGSLSIAVQFYTEAKTVMNVPKTVFVPQPNVDSAVIRLTLRKEPAVQVQNEAFFFQVVKASFAQRRKTLLNNLVNNLANGKEHKADIEKALQDSQIDGKRRGESLSIEEFAVLSEHLSKALL; this comes from the coding sequence ATGAATAAGGACATCGCCACCCCAATAAGAACAAAGGAAATTCTCAAGCGATACGGTTTTTCATTTAAGAAAAGCTTGGGACAGAATTTCCTGATCGACACGAATATATTGGACAGAATCGTTGACCACGCCGAAGTGACCGGGACAACGGGCGTGATTGAAATCGGCCCGGGGATCGGGGCATTGACCGAACAGCTGGCAAAACGCGCGAAGAAAGTGGCGGCGTTTGAAATCGACCAAAGGCTATTGCCGATTTTAAAGGACACCCTTTCTCCGTACGACAATGTAACGGTCCTCCATCAGGATGTTCTGAAAGCGGACATCAAGGCGGTGATGGATGAACAGTTTCAAGACTGTGAAGAGGTCATGGTCGTCGCTAATCTGCCGTATTATGTGACCACACCTATTATTATGAAGCTTTTAGAGGAGAATCTGCCTTTGAAAGGCATTGTCGTCATGCTGCAAAAAGAGGTCGCAGACCGGATGGCAGCTAAGCCTTCTTCAAAGGAATACGGATCCCTCTCCATCGCCGTTCAGTTTTACACTGAAGCAAAAACGGTCATGAACGTTCCGAAAACCGTTTTCGTACCTCAGCCAAATGTTGATTCTGCCGTCATCAGGCTGACGTTGAGGAAAGAACCTGCCGTTCAAGTTCAGAATGAAGCGTTTTTCTTTCAGGTCGTGAAGGCAAGTTTTGCTCAGCGCCGCAAAACGCTTTTAAACAATCTCGTCAATAATTTGGCGAATGGCAAAGAGCATAAAGCGGATATTGAAAAAGCGCTCCAAGACTCGCAGATTGACGGCAAAAGGCGCGGAGAATCGCTCAGCATTGAAGAGTTCGCCGTTCTGAGCGAGCATTTATCGAAAGCCCTTCTTTGA
- a CDS encoding G5 and 3D domain-containing protein, which yields MRVFSHNKRDGGLAEKIERRVDRLVDTLYNLPEEKEAFFIIQKMKKLFSVKLSKSRWILVAAGLLVAGSGTAYGVHELAKQQVSISINGKKQDVRTHAKTVGELLKSLDIETRKEDLISPAENTKITGNMNIEYVAAKPVQLTINGKEKKIWTTAGTVGKLLKDLNLELAEHDQINPSVDKEIKKDMKLTLQRAFKVTVKDAGKHKDIWTTSTTVADFLKQHKISISDKDEVKPALDKKLTKDQADVYITRIKKVTDVVEEKIPFDVQKKEDSSLEKGEQKVVQHGKEGKLKKHYAVVMKNGKEVSRELIKEETTAESKAKVIAVGTKRKAVAQVSANVSRGNQSSGKEFYVSSTAYTASCNGCSGHTATGVNLKSNPGSKVIAVDPSVIPLGSKVHVEGYGYAIAADTGSAIKGRKIDVFFPNKSAAYRWGNKRVKIKVLN from the coding sequence ATGAGGGTGTTTTCCCATAATAAAAGAGATGGCGGGCTTGCGGAGAAAATAGAGAGGAGGGTTGACAGGCTTGTAGATACTCTATATAATCTCCCCGAGGAGAAGGAGGCGTTTTTCATCATACAAAAAATGAAAAAGCTGTTTTCCGTAAAGCTTAGCAAAAGCAGATGGATACTGGTTGCTGCTGGACTGCTAGTGGCAGGAAGCGGAACTGCTTACGGAGTACATGAGCTCGCTAAACAGCAAGTCTCAATATCTATTAACGGGAAAAAGCAGGATGTTCGCACGCATGCTAAAACCGTAGGCGAGCTGCTGAAAAGTTTGGATATTGAAACGAGGAAAGAAGATCTTATTTCTCCCGCTGAAAATACAAAAATCACGGGCAACATGAACATTGAGTATGTTGCTGCCAAGCCCGTTCAGTTGACGATAAACGGGAAGGAAAAGAAAATATGGACAACAGCGGGTACAGTCGGAAAGCTTCTGAAAGATTTAAATCTTGAGTTGGCGGAACACGATCAAATTAACCCCTCAGTTGATAAAGAAATAAAAAAAGATATGAAGCTGACTTTGCAAAGGGCTTTTAAAGTAACCGTAAAGGATGCCGGTAAACATAAAGATATATGGACAACTTCGACTACGGTCGCTGACTTTTTAAAACAACATAAGATCAGCATAAGCGATAAGGATGAAGTCAAGCCTGCACTAGACAAGAAGCTGACGAAAGATCAGGCTGACGTTTACATCACCCGTATCAAAAAAGTCACCGATGTAGTGGAAGAAAAGATCCCTTTTGACGTCCAGAAGAAAGAAGATTCATCTCTGGAGAAGGGCGAACAGAAGGTCGTTCAGCACGGCAAAGAAGGCAAGCTTAAAAAGCATTATGCCGTCGTGATGAAAAACGGCAAAGAAGTTTCCAGGGAATTGATTAAAGAGGAAACGACAGCAGAAAGCAAAGCCAAAGTGATCGCCGTCGGAACAAAACGAAAAGCAGTGGCGCAAGTCAGCGCGAATGTATCGCGCGGCAATCAATCCTCAGGAAAAGAATTTTATGTATCATCCACAGCGTATACTGCAAGCTGTAACGGATGCTCAGGCCATACTGCGACCGGCGTGAATTTGAAAAGCAATCCGGGCTCCAAGGTGATTGCTGTAGATCCAAGCGTCATTCCATTGGGCTCCAAAGTGCATGTAGAAGGCTACGGTTATGCGATCGCAGCCGATACGGGCTCAGCCATTAAAGGCCGCAAAATTGATGTATTCTTTCCGAACAAGTCCGCCGCTTACCGGTGGGGGAACAAACGAGTTAAAATCAAGGTTTTGAACTAA
- a CDS encoding TatD family hydrolase, translated as MLFDTHAHLNAEQFNDDLEDVIARAKKEEVEHIVVVGFDRPTITRAMELIDAYDFIYAAIGWHPVDAIDMTDEDLAWIKKLSAHEKVVAIGEMGLDYHWDKSPKDVQKEVFRKQIALAKEVNLPIVIHNREATEDVVSILREEGAEKVGGIMHCFTGSAEIAKECIDMNFYLSFGGPVTFKNAKKPKEVVKQVPNDRILIETDCPFLAPHPFRGKRNEPSYVKLVAEQIAELKGLTYEEVAAFTTENAKKLFGIN; from the coding sequence ATGTTATTTGACACACATGCACATTTAAATGCCGAGCAGTTCAACGACGATTTGGAAGACGTGATTGCCCGGGCAAAGAAAGAAGAAGTGGAACACATCGTAGTGGTCGGTTTTGACCGGCCGACGATTACGCGCGCAATGGAATTGATTGATGCTTATGATTTCATTTATGCGGCAATCGGCTGGCACCCTGTTGATGCGATTGATATGACGGATGAGGACTTAGCATGGATCAAGAAGCTCTCGGCCCATGAAAAGGTTGTGGCGATTGGAGAAATGGGACTGGACTATCATTGGGATAAATCGCCGAAGGACGTTCAAAAAGAAGTGTTCAGAAAACAAATCGCATTGGCAAAAGAGGTCAACCTGCCGATCGTCATCCATAACCGCGAGGCAACTGAAGACGTTGTATCCATATTGCGCGAAGAAGGGGCGGAAAAAGTCGGCGGCATTATGCATTGCTTCACCGGGAGTGCCGAAATCGCCAAAGAATGCATCGATATGAATTTTTACCTATCTTTTGGCGGGCCGGTCACATTTAAAAATGCCAAAAAACCGAAAGAAGTTGTCAAACAAGTGCCGAACGATCGAATTTTGATCGAGACGGATTGCCCGTTTTTGGCGCCTCATCCTTTTAGAGGAAAGCGTAATGAACCGAGCTATGTCAAGCTTGTCGCTGAGCAGATTGCTGAACTGAAAGGGCTGACTTATGAGGAAGTGGCAGCTTTTACTACAGAGAATGCAAAAAAACTTTTCGGCATTAACTGA
- the yabG gene encoding sporulation peptidase YabG, translating to MQFKIGDMVVRKSYRRDILFRIIRIDQSANGDPVAVLHGDEVRLIADANLSDLEIVREAERQMRKREEESKMKESLDLLRQDYKLLRDKHEYRATNQYSTQQQYFHLPGRVLHLDGDSAYLKKCLTLYEKIGVPVYGIHCHEKKMSSVIEELIDEYRPDLLVITGHDAYSKQKGDIDNLDAYRHTKDFIETVQKARKKIPHLDQLVIFAGACQSHFESLIRAGANFASSPSRVNIHALDPVYIVAKISFTPFMDRINVWEVLRNTLTREKGLGGIETRGVLRIGMPYKAND from the coding sequence ATGCAATTTAAAATAGGCGATATGGTTGTCAGAAAATCCTATCGAAGGGATATATTATTTCGAATTATACGAATTGATCAATCGGCAAACGGTGATCCTGTCGCCGTATTGCACGGAGATGAAGTCAGATTGATCGCTGATGCGAATTTGTCTGACCTGGAGATTGTGCGCGAGGCTGAGCGGCAGATGAGAAAGAGGGAGGAAGAATCAAAAATGAAGGAATCCCTCGATCTGCTTCGCCAGGATTATAAGCTTCTTCGCGACAAACACGAATACCGCGCCACAAATCAATACAGCACCCAACAGCAATATTTCCATCTGCCTGGAAGGGTTTTGCATTTAGATGGCGATTCAGCTTATTTAAAAAAGTGCCTGACATTGTATGAAAAGATCGGCGTTCCAGTGTACGGGATTCATTGTCATGAAAAGAAAATGTCTTCCGTTATTGAGGAGCTGATCGATGAATACCGTCCGGATCTCCTTGTCATCACCGGACATGATGCCTATTCAAAGCAAAAGGGCGATATCGACAATTTGGACGCTTACAGGCACACCAAAGATTTCATCGAAACTGTGCAAAAAGCGAGGAAAAAAATCCCCCATCTCGATCAGCTTGTCATTTTTGCCGGGGCGTGCCAGTCCCATTTTGAATCATTGATCAGAGCCGGGGCTAATTTTGCAAGCTCACCCTCAAGAGTCAACATCCATGCGCTTGATCCGGTTTATATTGTGGCAAAAATCAGCTTCACTCCGTTTATGGACCGCATCAACGTCTGGGAGGTGCTCAGGAATACCCTGACGCGGGAGAAAGGGCTCGGCGGCATTGAAACACGCGGTGTTTTAAGAATCGGGATGCCATATAAAGCAAACGATTAA
- a CDS encoding Veg family protein, with protein sequence MAKTLSDIKRSLDGHLGKRLTLKANGGRRKTIERSGILAETYPSVFVIQLDQDENSFERVSYSYADILTETVELRFSDDKTSSVAL encoded by the coding sequence ATGGCGAAAACGTTGTCCGATATTAAAAGATCGCTTGATGGACATTTGGGAAAAAGGCTGACGTTAAAAGCAAACGGAGGCCGCCGAAAAACGATTGAGCGTTCGGGCATTTTAGCTGAGACGTACCCTTCTGTTTTTGTGATACAACTAGATCAAGACGAGAACTCGTTTGAAAGAGTTTCATACAGTTATGCCGATATTCTTACTGAGACGGTTGAGTTAAGATTTTCTGACGATAAAACGAGCTCAGTAGCCCTTTAA
- a CDS encoding small, acid-soluble spore protein, alpha/beta type produces the protein MGRRRSIMSEEFKNELAKDLGFYDTVKTEGWGGIRARDAGNMVKRAIELAEQQMAQNRQNQ, from the coding sequence ATGGGCAGACGTCGAAGCATCATGTCAGAGGAATTCAAAAATGAATTGGCTAAAGATCTTGGATTTTACGATACGGTAAAAACTGAGGGCTGGGGCGGAATTCGGGCCAGAGACGCCGGAAACATGGTGAAGAGGGCCATCGAATTAGCCGAACAGCAAATGGCTCAAAACAGACAAAATCAATAA